One stretch of Planctomycetota bacterium DNA includes these proteins:
- a CDS encoding protein kinase: protein MTDEPKGTASSEPQVPQTAASQTEKIGDFEIFKDQLLGKGAWGEVYRGRQVSLERPVAVKILKKELSSDEEFVRRFMREAKCIAQLIDENIIQVYGAGVHEGAYYFAMEFVQGLPLQKFLDRGRKFSTDDIIYIAMAVAKALKAAWESPEQVVHRDIKPSNVMISFSSSLIASSRKPETSDSIAFVDVNINEAKVKVMDFGLAKVASSSAGKDATMVGTIIGTPKYISPEQGLGNPADIRSDIYSLGIVMYELATGRIPFTSDSAVSLVRHHIYDTAIPPRQINPDMSEDLETVIMKCIQKDPNHRYGNPGEMLEDLEALRRATKPLYATQTMANIGATMLARPQGAKGSKTGLIIGGVVVAAVAAVAGIYFATRPAKENKPDMPTIIQPPANNTVELRRDRDSEQPASGTDTSMPIISQPITPTEDPAQKLNQLCSMIEQYINYGTIPSLDEAGQLLAKAKAIDSANEKVKQLDLLWQQKKDEVLKEEDRKKREENYQKYMSMGNEAKAKKDWKSALQSFSDAQAINSTVSVTEEIESVRANVRKIEDYDALLEKAHQYEDSEKYDEAVTEYKKLMELFPKVKDLYQKEPTPPREYIQKCEERLKNRDFTKLINEGEELLRQKKYTSAEKMLKLAREVRPSDQGIADKLAEVRKAIPANMAFVEEGAFMMGEKGKTEKEVMVQSFFVDIYEVTNKEYKEFYDAVKSGNHDKCHRDEEPKKKKTPEIRKHQPEFWKDGNYGKSEGDLPVVGIDWYDAYAYASWSGKRLLTSIEWEKAARGLDGRIYPGGWKEKSEIKANVKGLGPSGLTAIGFFVPDASPFGCYDMTGNAGEWTADAGKIGFIVRGGNWASSPVQVYKTDDSLWHTRVNYLGLRCAKTVK from the coding sequence GCCGCAGACTGCCGCCAGCCAGACCGAGAAGATAGGCGATTTCGAGATATTCAAGGACCAGCTCCTGGGCAAGGGCGCCTGGGGCGAGGTCTACCGCGGACGCCAGGTCTCCCTGGAACGGCCGGTGGCCGTCAAGATCCTCAAGAAGGAATTGTCCTCGGACGAGGAATTCGTCCGCCGGTTCATGCGCGAGGCCAAGTGTATCGCCCAGCTCATCGACGAAAACATCATCCAGGTCTACGGCGCCGGGGTGCACGAAGGCGCCTACTACTTCGCCATGGAATTCGTCCAGGGTCTGCCGCTCCAGAAATTCCTGGACCGGGGCCGGAAATTCTCCACTGACGACATCATCTACATCGCCATGGCTGTGGCCAAGGCCTTGAAGGCCGCCTGGGAAAGTCCGGAACAGGTGGTCCACCGCGATATCAAACCGTCCAATGTAATGATATCATTTTCCAGCTCGCTTATCGCCTCCAGCCGCAAGCCCGAGACCAGCGACAGCATTGCCTTTGTGGACGTCAATATCAACGAAGCCAAGGTCAAGGTCATGGACTTCGGACTGGCCAAGGTGGCCTCGTCATCGGCCGGCAAGGACGCGACCATGGTCGGCACCATCATCGGCACGCCCAAGTATATCTCGCCCGAACAGGGACTGGGCAACCCGGCCGATATCCGCTCCGACATCTATTCGCTCGGCATCGTGATGTATGAACTGGCCACCGGCCGGATTCCCTTCACCAGCGACAGCGCGGTCAGCCTGGTGCGCCATCATATCTATGACACGGCTATTCCGCCCAGACAGATTAATCCCGATATGTCCGAGGATTTGGAAACCGTCATCATGAAATGCATCCAGAAGGACCCGAATCACCGCTACGGCAATCCCGGTGAGATGCTGGAGGATTTAGAAGCGTTGCGTCGGGCCACCAAGCCCCTGTACGCCACCCAGACCATGGCCAATATCGGCGCCACCATGCTGGCCCGGCCCCAGGGCGCCAAGGGCAGCAAAACCGGCCTGATTATCGGCGGTGTGGTGGTTGCGGCGGTTGCGGCCGTGGCCGGCATATACTTCGCCACCCGGCCGGCCAAGGAAAACAAGCCCGATATGCCCACTATTATCCAGCCGCCGGCCAACAACACGGTGGAACTCCGCAGAGACCGCGATAGCGAACAGCCGGCCAGCGGCACCGATACCTCGATGCCGATTATCAGCCAGCCGATTACCCCGACCGAAGACCCGGCCCAGAAACTCAACCAGCTCTGCTCGATGATAGAGCAGTATATCAATTACGGCACCATCCCGAGCCTGGACGAGGCCGGCCAGCTCCTGGCCAAGGCCAAGGCCATCGACAGCGCCAATGAAAAGGTCAAGCAGCTCGACCTGCTCTGGCAGCAGAAAAAGGACGAGGTCCTTAAAGAGGAAGACCGCAAGAAGCGCGAGGAGAATTACCAGAAATATATGTCCATGGGCAATGAGGCCAAGGCCAAGAAGGACTGGAAATCAGCCCTGCAATCATTCTCGGACGCCCAGGCCATCAACTCCACCGTCTCGGTCACCGAGGAGATAGAATCCGTCCGGGCCAACGTCAGGAAGATAGAAGACTACGACGCCCTGCTGGAAAAGGCCCATCAATACGAGGACAGCGAGAAGTATGACGAGGCCGTAACCGAATACAAGAAACTGATGGAACTTTTTCCCAAAGTTAAGGACCTGTACCAGAAAGAACCGACCCCGCCCCGGGAATACATCCAGAAATGCGAAGAGCGGCTGAAGAACCGGGACTTTACTAAACTGATTAACGAAGGCGAGGAGCTGCTCAGGCAGAAGAAATACACCTCGGCCGAAAAGATGTTAAAGCTGGCCCGTGAGGTCAGGCCCTCGGATCAGGGCATTGCCGACAAACTGGCCGAGGTAAGAAAAGCCATTCCGGCCAATATGGCCTTTGTGGAAGAGGGCGCCTTTATGATGGGCGAAAAAGGCAAGACCGAAAAAGAGGTCATGGTCCAGTCCTTCTTCGTGGATATATACGAGGTCACCAACAAGGAATACAAGGAATTCTACGACGCGGTCAAGTCCGGCAACCATGACAAATGCCACCGGGACGAGGAGCCGAAGAAGAAGAAAACACCCGAGATACGCAAGCACCAGCCGGAATTCTGGAAAGACGGCAACTACGGCAAATCTGAGGGCGACCTGCCGGTAGTGGGCATAGACTGGTATGACGCCTATGCCTATGCCTCCTGGTCCGGCAAGCGTCTGCTGACTTCAATCGAATGGGAAAAAGCCGCCCGCGGCCTGGACGGCAGAATCTATCCGGGCGGCTGGAAAGAGAAGAGCGAAATCAAGGCCAATGTCAAGGGATTAGGACCCAGCGGCCTGACCGCCATCGGGTTCTTCGTGCCGGACGCCAGCCCGTTCGGATGCTATGACATGACCGGCAACGCCGGAGAATGGACGGCCGACGCCGGCAAGATTGGATTCATCGTCCGGGGCGGCAACTGGGCGTCGTCGCCGGTGCAGGTTTACAAAACCGACGACTCGCTCTGGCATACCCGGGTCAATTACCTCGGGTTAAGATGCGCCAAAACAGTAAAATAA
- a CDS encoding HEAT repeat domain-containing protein has product MKKNVIIWSAALLFVVSVGMVMAQPAPNPAPTPPAPPAPVTPTPPAPVTPTPEPVAPTPPAPPKVETSEEKPLPPNGITEKEITDLIAKLSSNDLLVMNGARDELKEIGRPAAALLIKELAKAKSDVRYLICEILGEIRDSGSVETLVKLLNDKEEHTASIASAAARALRKCADLAVIPHLMKAVTSTDVDLRYEAVKTLGVLRAYQALPVIRPMITDTAKTSLDYYVKAAAVQALGKLKDARSVKQLVTLLDSPDIEAATDEPFVKYVTRALEQITGFQAGSFSRSDDKKKDAVVKKWKEWWEKNKNNKDYE; this is encoded by the coding sequence ATGAAAAAGAACGTGATTATCTGGTCCGCAGCTTTATTATTCGTGGTCTCGGTTGGTATGGTCATGGCCCAGCCGGCGCCCAATCCGGCCCCGACCCCGCCCGCGCCGCCGGCTCCGGTAACTCCAACTCCGCCAGCTCCGGTTACCCCGACTCCGGAGCCTGTGGCGCCAACCCCGCCGGCGCCGCCCAAGGTGGAAACGTCCGAGGAAAAACCGCTCCCGCCCAACGGCATCACCGAAAAGGAAATCACCGACCTGATCGCCAAACTTTCTTCTAACGACCTGCTGGTGATGAACGGGGCGCGGGACGAGCTCAAGGAAATCGGCCGTCCGGCCGCGGCGCTTCTGATTAAGGAACTGGCCAAAGCCAAATCGGACGTCCGCTACCTGATCTGCGAGATACTGGGCGAAATCAGGGACAGCGGCTCGGTCGAGACCCTGGTCAAACTCCTGAACGACAAGGAAGAGCACACGGCCAGCATCGCCTCAGCCGCGGCCAGGGCATTGCGCAAGTGCGCCGACCTGGCGGTTATCCCGCACCTGATGAAGGCCGTCACCTCGACCGACGTGGACCTGCGCTATGAAGCCGTCAAGACCCTCGGGGTCCTCAGGGCCTACCAGGCATTGCCGGTGATTCGCCCGATGATAACCGACACAGCCAAGACCTCGCTGGATTATTATGTTAAGGCCGCGGCGGTCCAGGCGCTCGGCAAGCTCAAAGACGCCCGTTCGGTCAAGCAGCTCGTTACGCTGCTGGACAGCCCGGACATCGAGGCGGCCACAGACGAACCCTTCGTCAAGTATGTTACCAGGGCATTAGAGCAAATCACCGGCTTCCAGGCCGGTAGTTTCTCCCGGTCCGACGACAAGAAAAAAGACGCCGTGGTCAAGAAATGGAAAGAATGGTGGGAGAAAAACAAGAACAACAAGGACTACGAATAG
- a CDS encoding MFS transporter, with protein sequence MFSLPANFRHTFRSLGHRNYRLYFIGQGVSLIGTWMQHIAMSWLVYRLTGSVFLLSFVGFASLVPSFILTPIAGVMLDRWNCHRVLLVTQILAMLQAFMLAALFFTGAIQIWHIIALGVFLGCINAFDMPTRQSFIVDLVENKNDLGNVIALNSSMFNSARMIGPAIAGIIIAVTGEGVCFLVNGLSFLCIIVTLLLMKIPHREAKPHAGHIEDFKSGLKYTFGFPPIRTVILLLALLSLVGMPYAVLMPEIVKKVLHGGPNTYGFLMAASGIGALTGALYLASRKTVAGLLKIIPISTAVFGSGLVLFSLSHYFWLSAGLMYFSGLGMMMQMAASSTIVQTIVDDDKRGRVMSLFTLAFMGIMPLGILLAGSVASVIGAPAILAIGGWICILGAVLFAFQLHAIRKHIHPIYVRLGILPAVSAGVPTAARLATPRE encoded by the coding sequence ATGTTCAGTTTACCGGCTAATTTCCGGCACACCTTCCGCTCTTTGGGGCACCGGAATTACCGGCTTTATTTCATCGGTCAGGGGGTTTCGCTCATCGGCACCTGGATGCAGCATATTGCCATGTCCTGGCTGGTTTACCGGCTGACCGGCTCGGTTTTCCTGCTGAGTTTTGTCGGGTTTGCCAGCCTGGTTCCGTCTTTTATCCTGACCCCGATTGCCGGCGTCATGCTGGACCGCTGGAACTGCCATCGGGTCCTGCTGGTCACCCAAATCCTGGCCATGCTCCAGGCCTTTATGCTGGCGGCCTTGTTCTTCACCGGCGCCATCCAAATCTGGCATATCATCGCCCTGGGTGTTTTCCTGGGCTGTATCAACGCCTTTGATATGCCCACCCGGCAATCGTTCATCGTTGATTTGGTGGAAAATAAAAATGATTTGGGCAATGTCATCGCCCTGAACTCATCCATGTTCAACAGCGCCCGGATGATTGGTCCGGCTATCGCGGGAATCATCATCGCCGTCACCGGCGAAGGCGTTTGCTTCCTGGTTAACGGCCTGAGTTTTCTGTGCATCATCGTTACCCTGCTGCTGATGAAAATCCCGCACCGGGAGGCAAAACCGCATGCCGGCCATATCGAGGATTTTAAGTCCGGCCTCAAATACACCTTCGGGTTCCCGCCTATCAGGACCGTAATTCTCCTGCTGGCCCTGCTTAGTTTAGTGGGCATGCCCTATGCGGTGCTGATGCCGGAGATTGTCAAGAAGGTGCTCCATGGCGGCCCGAACACCTACGGATTCCTGATGGCCGCGTCCGGCATCGGCGCGCTGACCGGCGCGCTTTACCTGGCTTCCCGGAAGACCGTGGCCGGGCTGCTTAAAATCATTCCGATTTCCACCGCGGTTTTCGGCTCCGGGCTGGTGCTGTTCTCCTTGTCGCATTATTTCTGGCTTTCGGCCGGGCTGATGTATTTCTCCGGCCTGGGCATGATGATGCAGATGGCGGCCAGCAGCACCATTGTCCAGACCATCGTAGATGACGACAAACGCGGCCGGGTCATGAGCCTGTTCACCCTGGCCTTTATGGGTATCATGCCGCTGGGCATCCTGTTGGCCGGCAGCGTGGCCAGCGTCATCGGCGCTCCGGCCATACTGGCTATCGGGGGCTGGATCTGCATTCTGGGCGCGGTTCTTTTCGCCTTCCAGCTCCACGCCATAAGAAAACACATTCATCCGATTTACGTCCGACTGGGTATCCTGCCGGCGGTCTCAGCCGGCGTCCCAACCGCCGCCCGGCTGGCGACGCCCAGGGAATGA
- a CDS encoding transglutaminase domain-containing protein translates to MNSTETVSAKTRTLLIVLLIASTMFGIGYAQEKNPVALQEAWYDCHMSDQKIGFAHFKIEKAEYLSKECYKFSDEMTLKVQTDESHVMEIKNRSVSLVDMNFYPIRITKTEINAGQAKNSDISVSGDEITFKITLNDEKPEITTIKKEPDLFPGIDGFILKAKDLLKVGAETSLRSLSPETKSIRTETVKILKEEKIKVGQEEIDTYYTESTNSEMPGEIMQVNVDKDGCVVLMKMAGIEIRRTNKTKAKKMTKTATISSYINTNANIAAFYAIGQMKLTITFRERFDDVIPANEYQDVVQDKEKYSITLKAIPDGIKNPVQPPAGDEAFKKYLNSSVKIQSKDAAIVAQAKAIVKDERDALKTTNLLCEWVFQNLKKERGAVAEKSAAETLRDKAGDCTEHAILLCALGRASGLPIRQISGLVFDGSRFGYHAWTEVYLGRWIPVDATLNRVGIPAGYIKLGEAEEGEKENNTTGLKISKMMGNVTIEITSARDKDNKSIDLSGKKKE, encoded by the coding sequence ATGAACTCTACTGAGACCGTGTCAGCGAAAACTAGAACTCTGCTCATCGTATTGTTAATCGCCAGCACCATGTTCGGCATCGGTTATGCCCAGGAAAAAAACCCGGTCGCGCTCCAGGAAGCCTGGTATGATTGCCACATGTCCGACCAGAAAATCGGCTTTGCCCATTTTAAGATAGAAAAGGCCGAATATCTGTCAAAGGAATGTTATAAATTCAGCGATGAAATGACGCTGAAAGTGCAGACGGATGAAAGCCACGTCATGGAGATTAAAAACAGGTCGGTTTCCCTGGTCGATATGAATTTCTACCCGATTCGCATCACCAAAACCGAAATTAACGCCGGGCAGGCCAAAAACTCCGACATCAGCGTATCCGGCGATGAAATCACCTTCAAGATAACGCTGAACGATGAAAAACCGGAAATAACTACGATTAAGAAAGAGCCCGACTTGTTCCCCGGCATTGACGGCTTCATATTAAAAGCGAAAGACCTCCTGAAGGTCGGCGCCGAGACATCATTAAGAAGCCTTTCCCCGGAAACCAAAAGCATCCGGACCGAAACCGTCAAGATACTGAAAGAGGAGAAAATCAAGGTTGGCCAGGAAGAGATTGACACCTACTATACCGAATCGACCAATTCTGAAATGCCCGGAGAAATAATGCAGGTTAACGTTGACAAGGACGGCTGCGTGGTCCTGATGAAGATGGCCGGCATTGAAATCAGGCGGACCAATAAAACCAAGGCCAAAAAGATGACCAAGACCGCGACGATTTCGTCTTATATCAATACCAACGCCAATATTGCCGCATTCTATGCCATCGGGCAGATGAAACTTACCATAACATTCAGGGAAAGATTCGACGATGTCATCCCAGCCAACGAATACCAGGATGTCGTCCAAGACAAGGAAAAATACAGCATCACCCTGAAGGCCATCCCTGACGGCATAAAAAATCCGGTCCAACCGCCGGCCGGCGATGAGGCGTTCAAAAAATACCTCAATTCATCCGTAAAAATCCAAAGCAAAGATGCGGCTATCGTTGCCCAGGCCAAAGCAATAGTCAAGGATGAAAGAGACGCCCTGAAAACAACGAACTTACTCTGCGAATGGGTATTCCAGAACCTAAAGAAAGAGCGGGGCGCGGTGGCGGAGAAATCAGCCGCTGAAACCCTGCGCGACAAAGCCGGCGATTGCACCGAGCACGCCATATTGTTATGCGCCCTGGGCCGGGCCTCGGGCCTGCCGATCCGCCAGATAAGCGGATTGGTCTTTGACGGCTCGCGTTTTGGATACCATGCCTGGACTGAGGTCTATCTGGGCCGGTGGATACCGGTCGATGCCACTCTCAACAGAGTCGGCATTCCGGCCGGCTATATCAAGCTCGGGGAAGCCGAAGAAGGCGAAAAAGAAAACAATACCACCGGCTTAAAAATATCTAAAATGATGGGCAATGTCACCATTGAAATCACCTCGGCCAGGGATAAGGACAACAAGTCCATTGACCTGTCCGGCAAGAAAAAGGAATAG
- a CDS encoding inorganic phosphate transporter has translation MTIIIIIIAVALIFDFVNGLHDAANSIATVVSTRVLSPRAAVAWAAFFNFIAFLFFGLHVANTIGKGVVHPEAITTAVIAAGLLGAITWDLFTWYAGLPVSSSHALVGGLVGAAVAHAGVGAVIGSGILKICIFIILSPLLGLITGYILMNLVQLIFYNFTPARVDKYFRRFQLISAAAYSLGHGGNDAQKTMGIIAILLFTSGKLGPEFYVPFWVVLACHTAMGLGTMMGGWRIVKTMGQKITHLQPVGGFCAETGGAIMLFVSTFMGIPVSTTHTITGSIIGVGATRRLSAVRWGVAKKVVWAWILTIPAAAAVSALTLLILKTLI, from the coding sequence ATGACCATAATAATTATCATCATCGCCGTGGCCCTGATCTTCGACTTCGTCAACGGGCTGCACGACGCGGCCAACTCCATCGCCACGGTAGTCTCGACCCGGGTACTCTCGCCCCGGGCCGCCGTAGCCTGGGCCGCCTTCTTCAACTTCATCGCCTTCCTGTTTTTCGGCCTGCACGTGGCCAACACCATCGGCAAAGGCGTAGTCCATCCCGAAGCCATCACCACCGCCGTCATCGCGGCCGGGCTGCTGGGCGCCATTACCTGGGACCTGTTCACCTGGTATGCCGGCCTGCCGGTCAGCTCATCGCACGCCCTGGTGGGCGGCCTGGTCGGCGCGGCCGTGGCCCATGCCGGCGTTGGCGCGGTTATCGGATCGGGCATCCTCAAAATCTGCATCTTCATCATCCTGTCCCCGCTGCTCGGGCTGATTACCGGTTACATCCTGATGAACCTGGTCCAGCTAATCTTTTACAATTTCACCCCGGCCCGGGTGGACAAATACTTCCGGCGCTTTCAGCTCATCTCGGCCGCCGCCTACAGCCTGGGGCACGGCGGCAACGACGCCCAGAAAACCATGGGCATTATCGCCATATTGCTTTTTACCTCCGGCAAACTCGGGCCGGAATTCTACGTTCCGTTTTGGGTGGTCCTGGCCTGCCACACGGCCATGGGCCTGGGCACCATGATGGGCGGCTGGCGCATCGTCAAGACCATGGGCCAGAAAATCACCCATCTCCAGCCGGTGGGCGGTTTCTGCGCCGAGACCGGCGGCGCCATCATGCTGTTCGTCTCCACCTTCATGGGGATTCCGGTCTCGACCACCCACACCATCACCGGCTCGATTATCGGCGTGGGCGCCACCCGGCGCCTGTCCGCGGTCCGCTGGGGCGTGGCCAAAAAGGTCGTCTGGGCCTGGATACTGACTATTCCGGCCGCGGCCGCGGTCTCGGCCCTGACCCTCCTGATTCTGAAAACCCTGATCTAA
- a CDS encoding F0F1 ATP synthase subunit delta produces MELRDTIILVIGFVVVAGILVALLRMVLAGQSNTAIERLKRINQDNLQRELELKKKLDEAEAQYQRRLSEATGDIQKMKEKMEDEVGQMKQKVVAAAEKEKEGILSDARQEVADLKNELTLASSQRIAGFAQEVINKLLAGATDSDKIAAGLHQYFIDEAVKRIRSMKKEMLASALALPGQAGSHEIEVSSRLALTAHQKQALNEAFSEASSKAVKIVEKPANSKYLAGVSIKIGNLVVDATLSNRLKEIVAEITKS; encoded by the coding sequence ATGGAATTAAGAGACACGATTATTTTAGTCATCGGGTTTGTGGTGGTGGCCGGGATTCTGGTGGCCCTGTTGAGGATGGTGCTGGCGGGCCAGTCCAATACGGCTATCGAGCGGCTGAAGCGCATCAACCAGGATAATCTTCAGCGCGAGCTGGAGTTGAAGAAGAAACTGGACGAGGCCGAGGCCCAATACCAGAGACGGCTGTCCGAGGCAACCGGCGATATACAGAAGATGAAGGAGAAGATGGAGGACGAGGTCGGCCAGATGAAGCAGAAGGTGGTGGCGGCGGCCGAGAAGGAGAAGGAGGGCATCCTGTCCGACGCCCGGCAGGAGGTGGCTGACCTGAAGAACGAACTGACCCTGGCGAGCAGCCAGCGGATTGCCGGATTCGCCCAAGAGGTGATAAATAAATTGTTGGCCGGCGCAACGGACAGCGATAAAATAGCGGCCGGATTGCACCAGTATTTTATCGACGAGGCGGTGAAGAGAATCAGGTCAATGAAGAAGGAGATGCTGGCCTCGGCATTGGCCCTTCCGGGACAAGCCGGCTCGCACGAGATAGAGGTGTCGTCCCGGCTGGCCCTGACCGCGCATCAGAAGCAGGCCCTGAACGAGGCGTTTTCCGAGGCGTCCTCCAAGGCCGTGAAGATTGTCGAGAAACCGGCCAACAGCAAATACCTGGCCGGAGTTTCCATCAAGATAGGCAACCTGGTCGTAGACGCCACCCTAAGCAACCGGCTTAAGGAAATAGTGGCGGAGATAACGAAGAGTTAG
- a CDS encoding F0F1 ATP synthase subunit alpha: MPELVEIKEVGTVKDVRRGIARIEGLTSCINSQMIHFASGAKGIVMGFNEKEVMALVMGDETSVSSGEEVTSRIEPFRVPVGYGYLGRVVNSLAEPMDNRGPVKADDYYPVFREALGVIDRMPVDTPLETGVKIIDLVIPIGRGQRELVIGDRMTGKSTLGLDTIINQKGKDVLCIYCCIGRSQASLMKTVQLFQEYGAMDYTVVVAATGADSANAQYLVPYTACALGEYFMLAGKNVFIVFDDLTRHAWAYRQIALLLERAPGREAYPGDIFYIHSQMMERAGKLKPELGNGTMTFMPIIETIQGDFTGYVPTNLISITDGQIYLSTSLFYEGFKPAIDMGLSVSRVGSKAQHPAIKEVSKMLRLEYVQYRELLKLTRLRTRYSPEVETKLKRGQILTILFAQDKYQPLSVEEEAVMFYAFKIRILDLMLVDDVLLFKANIMGFLDKNYPQVVQKIRETRKLAPDVTEQLDRAIMEFFKRK; encoded by the coding sequence ATGCCTGAATTAGTAGAAATCAAAGAGGTTGGGACGGTCAAGGATGTCCGGCGGGGCATTGCCCGGATAGAGGGGCTGACTTCCTGCATCAATTCCCAGATGATTCATTTCGCCTCGGGCGCCAAGGGCATTGTGATGGGCTTTAACGAGAAGGAGGTCATGGCCCTGGTCATGGGCGACGAGACCTCGGTCTCATCCGGCGAAGAGGTGACCAGCCGGATTGAGCCGTTCCGGGTGCCGGTGGGCTACGGATACCTGGGCCGGGTGGTCAATTCCTTGGCCGAGCCGATGGATAACCGGGGTCCGGTCAAGGCGGATGATTATTATCCGGTCTTCCGCGAGGCCCTCGGCGTGATTGACCGCATGCCGGTGGATACGCCGCTGGAGACCGGCGTCAAGATTATCGATCTGGTCATTCCCATCGGCCGGGGCCAGAGGGAACTGGTCATCGGAGACCGGATGACCGGGAAATCCACCCTGGGCCTGGATACCATCATTAACCAGAAGGGCAAGGACGTCCTGTGCATTTATTGCTGTATCGGCCGGAGCCAGGCCTCGCTGATGAAGACGGTGCAGTTGTTCCAGGAATATGGGGCGATGGATTACACCGTGGTGGTGGCGGCCACCGGAGCTGATTCGGCCAATGCCCAATACCTGGTGCCTTACACGGCCTGCGCGCTGGGCGAGTATTTCATGCTGGCCGGCAAGAATGTCTTTATCGTCTTCGACGACCTGACCCGGCACGCCTGGGCCTACCGCCAGATTGCGTTGCTGTTGGAGCGCGCCCCCGGACGAGAGGCCTACCCGGGCGATATTTTTTACATCCATTCCCAGATGATGGAGCGGGCCGGCAAGCTCAAGCCGGAATTGGGCAACGGCACCATGACCTTCATGCCCATCATCGAGACCATCCAGGGCGATTTCACCGGCTATGTGCCGACTAACCTGATTTCCATCACGGATGGCCAGATTTATCTTTCCACTTCGCTGTTCTACGAGGGATTCAAGCCGGCCATTGATATGGGCCTGAGCGTCTCGCGCGTGGGCAGCAAGGCCCAGCATCCGGCCATCAAGGAGGTTTCCAAGATGCTCCGGCTGGAATACGTCCAATACCGCGAGCTGCTCAAGCTGACCCGGCTGCGCACCCGCTATTCGCCCGAGGTGGAGACCAAGCTGAAGCGCGGGCAGATACTGACCATTCTTTTCGCCCAGGATAAATACCAGCCGCTGTCGGTCGAGGAAGAGGCGGTGATGTTCTACGCGTTCAAAATAAGAATCCTGGACCTGATGTTAGTGGATGACGTGCTGTTATTCAAGGCTAATATTATGGGATTCCTGGACAAGAATTATCCCCAGGTGGTGCAAAAGATAAGGGAGACCAGGAAACTCGCGCCGGACGTAACCGAACAGCTGGACAGGGCGATAATGGAGTTCTTTAAACGGAAATAG
- a CDS encoding F0F1 ATP synthase subunit gamma has translation MKTISELKKDLVFNREMNELMDILKKTAIFEFQALFNRRKAQTVLGKYVAALEDLLRIFPPGAEHPFLTNPLDKIILVPVTSDMGFVGGLNTEVVETGLREIRKKDEVHLLVLGEKGYLQLEEKGYKFEFLPGIGTEMNFGLAEKVRDYIYASCWKYKIGRVIISYPRFISFARQEIAVDTLIPCGYLFKTDETDASSLAPERVNKVNAPRSRTKFLFEPSPQKVLDYLLKTYLAYKIYDIFWQAKLSEFAARSMHLDGSMQELIEMKKGIQQQYFRSKHEITDRTIRDIFGGRMATLRKSRV, from the coding sequence ATGAAAACGATATCTGAACTGAAGAAAGATCTGGTGTTCAACCGCGAGATGAATGAGTTGATGGACATCCTCAAGAAGACCGCGATATTCGAATTCCAGGCGCTCTTTAACCGGCGCAAGGCGCAGACCGTGTTGGGGAAATACGTGGCGGCCTTGGAGGATTTGCTCAGGATATTTCCGCCTGGGGCGGAACACCCGTTTCTGACCAATCCGCTGGACAAGATTATCCTGGTCCCGGTGACCTCGGATATGGGCTTTGTGGGCGGATTGAATACCGAGGTGGTGGAAACGGGCCTGAGAGAAATCAGGAAGAAGGACGAGGTGCATCTCCTGGTATTGGGCGAAAAGGGCTACCTGCAGCTTGAGGAAAAGGGCTACAAATTCGAGTTCCTGCCCGGCATCGGCACCGAGATGAATTTCGGACTGGCCGAGAAGGTCCGGGATTACATCTACGCCAGTTGCTGGAAGTATAAAATCGGCCGGGTGATAATCAGCTATCCCAGGTTTATTTCCTTTGCCCGGCAGGAGATAGCCGTTGACACCCTGATACCCTGCGGATATTTATTTAAGACGGATGAGACCGACGCGTCATCGCTTGCGCCTGAACGGGTTAATAAGGTTAATGCGCCCCGAAGCAGAACAAAATTCTTGTTCGAGCCGTCGCCCCAGAAGGTTTTGGATTATCTGCTCAAGACCTATCTGGCCTACAAGATTTATGATATCTTCTGGCAGGCCAAGCTGTCCGAATTCGCGGCCCGGAGCATGCATCTGGACGGCTCGATGCAGGAGTTGATTGAGATGAAAAAAGGCATCCAGCAGCAGTATTTCCGGAGCAAGCACGAGATTACGGACCGGACGATCAGGGATATTTTCGGCGGCCGGATGGCAACCCTGCGGAAATCAAGGGTATAA